Genomic window (Primulina eburnea isolate SZY01 chromosome 8, ASM2296580v1, whole genome shotgun sequence):
AATATTTGATGCCATATTAGATGAACCAGAGGAGTATACTTGATTAAATTATAAAGATGTTGGCACTGTAGTTTGCGAATTCTTTCTAAAAGAGATGCTTCGGGGGCTCGTGGAGCAATATCATTAATTTGATTAGACAACACTGAGTGAATCTGAttccaaaaccaaaatttgATAAGTTAAGATATGTTGTTAAATAATTTTTGAGGGCGCTAAATTTTATGACAATAAtgggaaaaataatatttttgatataaaaaataatatttatgaatTCAGTCGAGTCGAAGAGATGTTTCATAAAATTGAGCTGTGAGATGGAatgttattttgattttttaatgTTTTGGAAAGGAATGTATCTTTTATTTTCGAAGCTGCACATTTGTGTATAAAAATATGATCTTAAATCAGATCTAAAGATATTTAACAAGCAAAAATTACCATGGGAATTGACGATTACGCCCCTCCTAACAAAATACCCTGTGGATAACTGGATCCATGGCCGAGCATCGTCGCGGGTTTCCATTTTTATTTCAGCTTGATTACATACAACAAAATCTCAAGCCATGAAACTGGCTTCTACTGTCCACGCCGATGCTATTCGATTTCCATCCATTCTGCTGAAATCTTCCTCGGCTACGAGTGTTCGAATTCGATTCGCTCTTCGCCGCTCGTACCCCTTTTTACCTGGTAATGTTCACCTGCTGCTTGATAGTAGTTGCATatgtaaagaaattttttttttcacgttttttttttgttgtcgaATTCCAGCGGGGTGTGTTTGTGGTCGCAATGTCTCTTATTGTTCCACATTTGTATTCGCAAGGAGAACTGAGCGGGAGCAAGAAGCGTCTGTTCGATGTAAGAGTGCTTAGcagttggatatttttaaaagtttatcGACTTAATTAATCTGTTCAGGTTTGTTGATTGTGACTTTGTTGATATTGACTATAGTTTTAGTAGAGTCCATGCTTTCAGGGTTACCAGCACAACTAGTTGGTTTTAAAATGTCTCGCCGCATGAAaaatttttacttgtttaaGATTTTTGGCGGCATTTTGGCTTTGATTCGTTATGCAAGGGGTACATAGAGCAATGGCTTCGTTTTTTGGACTAAACCTAGTCAAACGACTATATAGCTAAAGATTGAATCAATTTTCGAGTATGGAAACAAAACCTGTGGATGGCTTCTAGTGTCTTCTACTGTATAGTAGTATACGCTTCTTGTGAATGGGAATAAAAAAAGGTAGCAATAACTCGAATGAGCTTGAAGGTTGAACTTcattaaatgataatatgaaaATGTGATGTGCTTTCTGCTGTATACCCCTCTTGTAAATGGATTTCTAGGTGGCAACTCTAAAATGAACATGAAGGCTAAATTACATTAATGAAAATGTGAAAAGTTCTGGCATATCTAAAAGTCATTTGGCCGGTGAATAATTATTGCAGCGAAGGAGATAACAAGATCTCAGCCCCATGATGGAATTGATGGCAACAACAGCTCTTGCAATGATTCCTCTAGTGATAATTCAGGAGAAGTGCCTTTGAGCATGGCAGATTATTCCTCTTCTCTAAGAACAGTGGCCTTATGcgtatgatttttcagattataatTCATAATTATTCATATTTGGTTTGAAGTAACCTGAATTAGTATCATTATAGTCAATTGATGTTGTAGGTATTCTCAGCTGTGGTGTTTGGCATTGGTCTGGGTTTCAAAGATGGAGTTAGCAAGGCTTCTGAATTTTTTACTGGGTATGATCGTAGACCTACTAGCAAACTGGTTAAAAGGTTTACAAATGCATGCTCTATGCAAATTTCTTCAGCTGGAGCTAACAAAACTTCACCTTTTTCTCGCTTTCTGTTGTGTAATTGAACCAAATATACAAATTTGAAAGTGTTATGTAAAAGATCACACAGTTTGAGAATTCGTTATTGTTATGGCGTTTGAAATGTGAAGTGAATATTGACTTTATTAATTAACTtttttttgaagactttatccAGTTTCTGGAGAGTCGAAGAAATTGGGAAACACAGCTATCACTagtatattataaaaaaaattcatgtatattGTCAGAGTATGTTAGCATTAGTACACCGAACTTAAACTTATAGTGTTATATTTAATCGCCTTAAATGAACCCAATTTCCCATTACCCCCTTTTGTATCGACTTAAAATGAAACATGAATATGCAATAAAAAAAAGAGAACAATACATGACACATCAATTTCTTTTTTTATATTCAATGTCTCTGCATGGCGTTACCAAAGGAATGTTACCGTAAATTTGTGTAAAATACTGGTATTGTTTTTAACTGAATTTAAAATGATTATAGGATTTTGTGATAggtttatataatttaattgaaGTTGCTGCTCTATACTTATGATTATAGTTTATATATTGTTTGAAGAAATACCATGTGTTGCTAAAGTTGGTATTACACTCTTTAACAAATCGCTAAAAAAACCATATGTACTAGTAGTTTTTTTAGCTAATGCTGGGAATGATTTGGCTTTATTTTGTGTCATCACCATGTTTTTTTAATGTCCATGTGGAACTTTTTTTGCTGGCTTGTTCATGAATGTATATACTGTTTGTTTTCAGGTACCTACTGGAGCAGTCTTTATCTGTGGACAATCTATTCGTATTTGTCTTAGTATTTAACTACTTCAAAGTGCCACTTGATTACCAGGTTTAGTATTACAGTTTCATTCATTTATCAATTCCTATTTTCATTTCCTTTCAAAATAGAGTCATATATACTTTGATAATTTGTAATTTATTTGGTGGAAATCCACTATTTTCTTTGGGGTTAACATCCACAATTTGATCAAGTTTAGAACCGGGTTCTCTCTTATGGTATTGCTGGTGCAATAATCTTCAGATTGTTGTTGATACTTCTTGGTACAGCAACCCTCCAGGTCACTGGCTATACCTTAGTtcatcaacattgatttattcTAAACTTTACATCCTGCAGCTTTCTTTTAAATCATATGTTAAAGTTATTGTTTTATGTCATCTCCAGAGATTTGAGGCGGTTAATCTATTGCTGGCAGCAATACTATTATACTCGTCGTTTAAGGTGCCATTCTTACCCGTTCACGTGTAACCGTTTACGGCTGtcattcattttgttttttatCCTGCATGCTGTGCTCTCCAGATTTCATCTACAAGTTTATAATGGATAAATGTTTTAAGTTAATTCATTGACAGACTTGAATAAGCATGCCTGGGATCCACTTATAAGTAGATTTTGCTTTTCTTTGTTATCGTGGTTTCTACCTACGCATTTCGTACTTCATATTTCTGTTTGTTTTTTGGCTATTTAGTTTCCATGACATGTAATTCTGAAATTATTAGCAGAGTTTGTGAAATGCTACAATAAAGTGTGTAAAGATGtgcttttttaaaaattgttagCTCTGCTAGTCTTCAGCTGTATCAATGGAAACTACAGGATTGCTTCCTATTATAATGTCTTGACGGTGAAAAGTGAAATTGATGTTTAAGTTACTTTATCCCCTTGTGCATTCATGAGTAACTAAGCCAGTTCAGACACTCTTATTGAACATATTTTTTAGTCTTATCTTCCTTTTGTCAACAGTCTTCTTGGTGCCTTTTGCTTGATGAAGGTGTAATTCtgacccttttctgaaattaaaCTTTCCTGTACCAATTCATGAAGTAACCAGAAATATCTCTAGGATCATTCATTTGTATCTTTATACTGCTAATTGATTGGCAtcctatattttttttatgttctcATGCTAAATAATATCACCATCTATTTCCATTTTTCTTCGATTTTGTAACGTGGTCACTGTTAACTTAGTTTATCTTATATACTTTATTGGTTTGCGATGTATTCTAGTTATTtgctgaagaagatgaagatacTGATCTCTCAAATAACTTCATTGTAAAGACGTGTCAGAAATTTATTCCTGTAACTTGTAatgttctctctctctctttctccatatgtgtgtgtgtgtgtgtgacacACATGTGCAAACAGACGCTCATGTGTAACTGCGCATCGACGCCAAATATCATGGAACAGATGGTCTATATCTTTGTGATCATAACAAACCAACCCATAGCTCTACAATTAGGGATGTAAGGCATGAAATGAACCCGTGTGATCATTTATTTTTTAGAAGTGGGGACGAAAGAGAGGTCCATGGATAGAGCATGTTATCTATTTCTTGGAACCCGTGTTGTACATCTCTGCAATAATAGTGCAGCATTACCTAAAGAACTAACTTCAAGCTGTGAAGCTTGAAAATTGTTCCAGCGTCAGCAAAGCAATTACTTAGAAGTGGGTGATATGGAGGTGACAGCGATAGGGGTGGAAATATTTTAGCAGAGCAGCTACGCGTGGGTAAGGGAGgggctttttttaaaaatataataaatttaaaaagtttttataaaaatattgtaatttGAAAACGCTTATAAAACTATGGCAATCCGTGGGAATCTGATCCGGATTCTACAGCGACGGTTTACAGCCGTCGCAATTAGCGACAGTTGTTAATCCGTCGCAAACAGCGACGGCTTGAAACCCGTCGcccatagcgacggtttaatacaattataaaccgtcgctgttTCTCTGCCCCCtttcctttttattttttttttttgttttaaataaatctGAATCCGGTGCAGTGAAATGCGGATTGTACTAGTTTTATAAACacttttattttacaacatttttataatgttttatttaatttatagtatttttaaaaaagccGACAAAATACTGCATGATATTActgtaaataataatattgacgGCGTGCGATTAATGTACTCCGTAAATGTCTAgacacaatttttttaaaattttttactaCTAACAGCAGCGCATATAAACATGCACACTTTTAGTAATACTGTTAACGAAGTGTTTTTATTGTGCGCTGCGAAAATTGCATATGTTATtttaacagcacacataaatgcattctgcggatattactatggAATTTACTGTGTTGTTAAAATTACATATGCAATTTTCGCAGCGCACAATAAAAACACGTCGTTAATAGTATTACTAAAAGTGTACATGTTTATATGCGCTGTCGTTAGtagtaaaaaatttaaaaaaaattgtgtctAGACATTAACGGAGTACATTAATCGCACGCcgtcaatattattatttacagTAATATCATGCAATATTCTGTCggcttttttaaaaatattataaattaaataaaacattatAAAAATGTTGTAAAATGAAAGTGTTTATAAAACTAGTACAATCTGTATTTCATTGCACCGGATTCAGActtatttaaaacaaaataaaaaaaataaaaaggaaaTGTGGCAGAGAAACCAATAGCGACGgattattaaaccgtcgctatgggCGACGGGTTTTAAGCCGTCGCAAAcattaaaaaaccgtcgctaattgcgaCGGCTGTAAACCGTCGCTGTAGAATCCGGAGCAGATTCCCACGGATTGCCATAGTTTTATAAACGTTTTCaaattacaatatttttataaaaactttttaaatttattatatttttaaaaaaaagccgGTAAGGGAGAGACAGATGTACATAAATGCAGAAGAGTTTAAGGCCTTCAGTGCTTACTAAAGTTTCAAATATATTGGGGATGTGTGTGTGCATACAGAGTAACATATGATTGACAGCTTAATGATCTAATTTAGAAAAACACGAGCTCTGAAAAGCTTTACTGAAGTTCAATATATATTGAATTTGAGTTTAGCGATGCTGTAGCCGAAATTTCTGGCTCATCAACTGGCGATCCcatatttttgtcatttttcttcttctcatCATGTCACCATCTTATTGTTCCTGTACTTATCATCAAGGGCCCATATATGTTTGATTGGAGTTATTTCTTTGTGCCTAAACGAATTTTGCCTTTATATTCGCATCTTGAATCGTGTTGTCTAAGTCTTTGACtttattatgttattgattatgatcTTTTATGCTCTCAATTTGCAGCTGATTATGACGGCGATCGATTTATAACTATTCAAGATGACATGTGGAAAGTAAGTTTTCAGATGGCAGCAGTTCTGGCTACTCTAAAGTGTCCAAGATTGTggcattattatttttattaaaccaTTTTCTGTTGGAGGCTATTCAAGCACAGACTCAAAACTTTTTCTCTGGATGAGTCATACTGCCCTAGAGCGCGTCATTACATTTCTAACAGCTTATGATATAGCATCTTCAGCATCCCATGTTCAAATAGAATTAACTTTgctttgatttgatttttaactTCGTTTCTAACAGGATTCAAACATTTTGGGCAGGCTACTCCTTTACTTCTGACAGTAGCAGTTATTGAACTCAGCGATATTGCATTTGCTGTAGGTCTTTCATTCCTCAGCAACAAGGGGAACATGTGTGAAGCCCCAAGGCTTTATTTCTCTATTTTAACGGGTTTAATATTTGTCGTGTGTCAGGTGGATTCCATACCAGCTGTTTTTGGAGTCACACGGGATCCTTTTATAGTTTATACATCTAACCTCTTTGCCATTCTAGGTACTTTCTTTGCTCTTTATCCTATAGTATTTTCCATTGTTTTTGTGGTATCTGGTACCTGTTTGCCAGATAACTACTGATTTCAAGATGAATTTATTTCCTTGTACAAGGAACAAATATCATTCGTAACTTTTGTGTTCAAAATCTGGATTATAATAACATGTAAACATCACAATGCTAAATGTATTGTTTTAATTGCTTCTTTAATCTTTGGACATTTGTATTTGACCTTCTTGTCGAACTGAGAATATATAGATGATTTTTTTCCTCGGCCGAAGGTCACCTGGTTTGTTaagtaaattttatataaaatataaagctCCAGGACTTCGTAGTTCATCTATGATTTGCCAGGATTCTTATACTTCACTTTTCATTCTGTAGGTCTAAGATCGTATTACGTACTCATTTCTGCAAAAATGGCAGAGTTGGAGTATTTGCAAGTAAGATTCTTCCAGCTTGATTTGGTTTCAGCATGAAGCTGTGCAATTGGGAGATTTATATGCAGTTTGTGTTCACAAAGTTTTTGTTTGGCTGCATTGGTTTATGATATGATCAACACAATCTATGTCTGATTGAAGCCAGCTCTAGCTGGAGCTCTAAGTGTTGGCATGTAGTTCACAGGATTAAATTGCAATTCTCTAGGATGTATACCCTGTTTTAGTGCCTCCATATCCTCAAACCCCCAAACTCCATAAATCCTTTTTCTGTTCCCTCCAGCATCACCTCTATAATTCGTGACCATGAAATTTTGTAGCCCCCTTCCTGCTACTTCCAGCTCTTTCGGCCCTGCTCATCCTCTTGCTATCATCAACACGCACCAGTTTCCATAACCGGAGCTCATCCTCTTGTTATCATCAACACCCACCATTTTCCATAACCTGTGCGTTTCCTTTCTACATTCCTGCTCTGATTTTGCTAGATCTGATGATAGTTGTTAAAACTAGGCCTGGAATGAGGTTAGCATGAGGAGAAGTAAACAAACAACAAGAATAATGTAGAGAGCAAAGTAACTTTTCCCACTAAGCCAATGCCAGACCTAGTTTATGCTGGTGCAAAGTGAGTGATACTGAAAAGTAAAGAAGcatgttattgttttcattctTAAAATGTGCCTTCTGATGAACTCCAAAAATATCAGGGTGAAAATATTGCTACGTGGACCCTCATTTAAACCACTTGTCATCTTTCCTCCACTATATAGCATCTTACATTGGTGCTCGATCTGGTGAGGTAGGTGCCTGTGTGTTATTATTTCATTTAAATTTGGTCTTGGAAGATGGGAAATAAGTGATTAGTGGGTGTTGATAAACAAGATGATTGAAAAGGTAATGTGGTAGTCTGCAATCACCAAAGGAGTCCCCACTGAGATTGCTTTGGGAAAGCTTTGTGAAATCATCAACTCATGCCATAATCTAAAAAGGACAGATTACGAATTAACTTTGATATTTCATTTGCTATATATGCTCATTTTTTGTCTA
Coding sequences:
- the LOC140839854 gene encoding thylakoid membrane protein TERC, chloroplastic-like isoform X1; translated protein: MKLASTVHADAIRFPSILLKSSSATSVRIRFALRRSYPFLPAGCVCGRNVSYCSTFVFARRTEREQEASVRSKEITRSQPHDGIDGNNSSCNDSSSDNSGEVPLSMADYSSSLRTVALCVFSAVVFGIGLGFKDGVSKASEFFTGYLLEQSLSVDNLFVFVLVFNYFKVPLDYQNRVLSYGIAGAIIFRLLLILLGTATLQRFEAVNLLLAAILLYSSFKLFAEEDEDTDLSNNFIVKTCQKFIPVTSDYDGDRFITIQDDMWKATPLLLTVAVIELSDIAFAVDSIPAVFGVTRDPFIVYTSNLFAILGLRSYYVLISAKMAELEYLQPAIGVILGFVGCKMIFDFFGFHIPTEVALGFVATSLGTGVLLSLRKSSDE
- the LOC140839854 gene encoding thylakoid membrane protein TERC, chloroplastic-like isoform X2 is translated as MADYSSSLRTVALCVFSAVVFGIGLGFKDGVSKASEFFTGYLLEQSLSVDNLFVFVLVFNYFKVPLDYQNRVLSYGIAGAIIFRLLLILLGTATLQRFEAVNLLLAAILLYSSFKLFAEEDEDTDLSNNFIVKTCQKFIPVTSDYDGDRFITIQDDMWKATPLLLTVAVIELSDIAFAVDSIPAVFGVTRDPFIVYTSNLFAILGLRSYYVLISAKMAELEYLQPAIGVILGFVGCKMIFDFFGFHIPTEVALGFVATSLGTGVLLSLRKSSDE